Genomic window (Pseudovibrio brasiliensis):
CTTTTCTAACGCCTTCAAACTGGATCAAGAGTTCAACCCCGGTGCCTGTTAAAATTTCACGTACTAGGCACACGCGATTGTTACAGACAAATGACGCCTCTCCTCAAACCCACCCCGTCAAAAAACCGTCACACCCCACCTCCCCCGCATAGCTGGCAAAACAAGCGATCCATTACGTTTTTGTGACAGAGAGAGGAAATGCATCAGCGCGCAGGCGCACCTGCGAGATATGCAGAGTTAGAAGAAGAATCGAAGATATGAATTAAGAATAGTCAGCTTCTTGCTTTCAACCTATCACTCACACAGCAACTGGACATTGCCTTGACGCCTGACACACGGCATAATGTCAATACATATTGCATAAAATTAATACTATGAAGCCATGAAACCAAACGAACGTCTTAGAACTGCTCGCTTTAATGCGGGATTTAAAACAGCTTCCGCTGCCGCCAGATCTCTTGGTGTCAATGTGAGCACCTACTCAAGTCACGAGAACGGCTCCAGGTCATTTGGCCAAGAAGAAGCGACCCATTATGCGCGCCGCTTCAAAACATCTCCTCAGTTCCTGCTGTTCGGGGAAGACCCGATACTCACGGACACAAAACCAAACGCTGAGAACCTGACACACAGCCTGCTAGGAGAAATTGTAAACGATCCCAACAGGCCTCAAACAGATAAACTTGACTTGGAGTTATTCTTACAGTCTTTTGAAGAAGGAATAAGACTCGAAGAACAGATTCTTGAAGGAAGGGGCAGCATAAGAGATTTATCTATTATAGTTGAAAATATATACAACGCAGCGAAGACGAAGAATACTAATAAATGATATTTTTTAACTAACGGATACTGCCTTATAGCTTGATCAGGCGCTCTTATCGTAAGTACCTAAAGAGAGACATATATGGAAAACGAAAGCGCAATTTCACTCATCTGGCATCGCCCAACCCTCTCACATAATGAAGAGGTATTGGACCTTATTAAGACTGCCGAGAAGTTTGACCTGATCACAGCACTTAAGATGATGTGCATTAATCTTTATGATTGCCCCTACATAGATTTACTGAGCGAAAAGCAACAAAAGGAAGTGATCAACGCCTTCCGCCCTGCGCTGGTTCTCGCCTATACGCAGCAAAGACAGGAGCAGGAAGTTGCTTGAATATACCGAGAGGCGACCGGCAACAGCACTTATACTCGAAGAGTTG
Coding sequences:
- a CDS encoding helix-turn-helix domain-containing protein; translated protein: MKPNERLRTARFNAGFKTASAAARSLGVNVSTYSSHENGSRSFGQEEATHYARRFKTSPQFLLFGEDPILTDTKPNAENLTHSLLGEIVNDPNRPQTDKLDLELFLQSFEEGIRLEEQILEGRGSIRDLSIIVENIYNAAKTKNTNK